From one Mycolicibacterium sp. HK-90 genomic stretch:
- a CDS encoding SDR family oxidoreductase, whose translation MGWTPDPDALRGHVAVVAGATRGAGRGIAAALGEAGATVVCTGRSSRCGSRDSDYDRPETIEETAELVCELGGSGVPVKADHLDVTQVRMLAGRLKADYGHIDILVNDIWGAEVLKGPPDSWGRPMWQHDLDDGLRMLRLGLDTHLITSHCLLPLLADRPGGLLVEITDGTTEFNADNPRLSVFYDLVKNAVNRLAFSHGHELAAFGATAVAVTPGWLRSEMMLDNYGVTEDTWRRALDLARTDGYPAAPPGFAESESPRFVGRGVAALAADPDRARWNQRSVSSATLARHYGFTDLDGHVPDAWAPL comes from the coding sequence ATGGGCTGGACACCGGACCCGGATGCGCTGCGCGGACACGTCGCCGTGGTCGCCGGGGCCACCCGCGGCGCGGGCCGGGGCATCGCCGCGGCGCTGGGCGAGGCCGGCGCCACCGTCGTGTGCACGGGGCGGAGCAGCCGGTGCGGTAGCCGTGACTCCGACTACGACCGGCCCGAAACCATCGAGGAGACAGCGGAACTGGTCTGCGAGCTGGGTGGTTCGGGCGTCCCCGTCAAGGCCGATCACCTCGACGTGACGCAGGTACGCATGCTGGCCGGCCGGCTCAAGGCCGACTACGGACACATCGACATCCTGGTCAACGACATCTGGGGAGCCGAGGTCCTGAAAGGACCACCCGATTCCTGGGGCCGCCCGATGTGGCAGCACGATCTCGACGACGGGCTCCGGATGCTGCGCCTCGGCCTGGACACCCACCTGATCACCTCACACTGCCTGCTTCCGCTGCTGGCTGACCGTCCCGGCGGCCTGTTGGTCGAGATCACGGATGGGACAACCGAATTCAATGCCGACAATCCGCGTCTGTCGGTGTTCTACGACCTGGTGAAGAACGCCGTCAACCGATTGGCGTTCAGCCATGGGCACGAGCTCGCGGCCTTCGGCGCCACTGCCGTGGCCGTCACCCCGGGCTGGCTGCGCTCGGAAATGATGCTCGACAACTACGGCGTCACCGAGGACACCTGGCGGCGCGCACTCGACCTGGCCCGGACCGACGGCTACCCGGCCGCACCCCCGGGCTTCGCCGAATCCGAGTCTCCGCGATTCGTTGGCCGCGGGGTCGCCGCGCTGGCCGCCGACCCGGACCGGGCCCGATGGAATCAGCGCTCGGTGAGCTCGGCCACGCTCGCCCGTCACTATGGCTTCACCGACCTCGACGGGCACGTTCCGGATGCCTGGGCCCCGCTATAG
- a CDS encoding amidohydrolase family protein, which yields MSFDTIIRNGRWFDGTGAPSAVRNIGIRGGHVVTITSEPLDETGCPQVIDATGKWVMPGMLDIHTHYDVEVLNGPSLSESLRHGVTTAMLGSCSLSTVHVGGVDAGDLFGRVEAIPREQVIAAVDDHKSWTDCDGYVAALESLPLGPNLAAFIGHSDMRTAVMGLDRATRKDERPTAAEQARMEQMLKEALDAGFVGMSSQQLLFDKIDGDTCRSRTLPSTYAKPRELRRLKSMLRRAGRVLQSGPDIQNPLNLASQVAQSLGLFRSPLKTSLLSAADIKANPYAIWMMGPLARVANALGGNFRWQHLPVPFEVYADGIDLVVFEEFGSGAAALHLRDEVERNELLRDEEYRRKFRKDYDSKFGVRVWHRDFFDAEIVACPDESVVGKSFGQVGQERGEIHPVDAFLDLVLEHGTALRWRTTISNHRPEVLKKLARDPGIQLGFSDAGAHLRNMAFYNMGLRLLRHVRDAERAGTPFMSIEQAVHRLTGELADWYRIDAGHLRIGDRADVVVIDPERLDDSLDAYAEETVDHYGGLSRMVNRNDETVTTVLVGGRTVFADGKLTGVVGTERTGRFLRAAHHAPAVSAEKGELSSVR from the coding sequence GTGAGCTTCGACACAATCATTCGGAACGGCCGCTGGTTCGACGGCACCGGCGCACCGTCGGCAGTGCGCAACATCGGAATCCGTGGCGGCCACGTGGTCACCATCACCTCCGAGCCTCTCGACGAGACGGGTTGCCCACAGGTCATCGACGCCACCGGCAAATGGGTGATGCCCGGAATGCTCGACATCCACACCCACTACGACGTCGAGGTGCTCAATGGCCCGTCGCTGTCGGAGTCACTGCGCCACGGCGTGACCACTGCGATGCTCGGCTCCTGCTCGCTGTCGACCGTGCACGTCGGCGGGGTCGATGCCGGCGACCTGTTCGGCCGGGTCGAGGCGATCCCGCGGGAGCAGGTCATCGCCGCCGTCGACGACCACAAGAGCTGGACCGACTGCGACGGGTACGTGGCGGCGCTGGAGTCGCTGCCGCTGGGCCCCAACCTGGCCGCCTTCATCGGGCATTCCGACATGCGGACCGCGGTGATGGGACTCGACCGCGCCACCCGCAAAGACGAGCGCCCGACCGCCGCGGAGCAGGCGCGCATGGAGCAGATGCTCAAGGAAGCCCTGGACGCCGGCTTTGTCGGAATGTCCTCCCAGCAGCTGCTTTTCGACAAGATCGACGGCGACACCTGCCGGTCCCGGACCCTGCCCTCGACCTATGCCAAGCCCCGCGAGCTGCGCCGGCTCAAGTCGATGCTGCGCCGCGCCGGCCGGGTACTCCAGTCCGGGCCCGACATCCAGAATCCGCTCAACCTGGCCTCGCAGGTGGCCCAGTCGCTCGGACTGTTCCGCAGCCCGCTGAAGACCAGCCTGCTCTCGGCCGCCGACATCAAGGCCAATCCGTACGCGATCTGGATGATGGGGCCGCTGGCCCGGGTGGCCAACGCGCTCGGCGGCAACTTCCGCTGGCAGCACCTGCCGGTGCCGTTCGAGGTGTATGCCGACGGTATCGACCTGGTGGTGTTCGAGGAGTTCGGGTCCGGAGCCGCCGCCCTGCACCTGCGCGACGAGGTGGAGCGCAACGAACTGCTGCGCGACGAGGAATACCGGCGCAAGTTCCGCAAGGACTACGACAGCAAGTTCGGCGTGCGGGTCTGGCACCGGGACTTCTTCGACGCCGAGATCGTCGCCTGTCCCGACGAATCCGTGGTCGGCAAATCTTTCGGCCAGGTCGGTCAGGAGCGGGGCGAGATCCACCCGGTCGATGCGTTCCTGGATCTCGTGCTCGAGCACGGCACCGCGCTGCGGTGGCGCACCACCATCTCGAACCACCGGCCCGAGGTGCTCAAGAAGCTGGCCCGCGACCCGGGGATCCAGTTGGGCTTCTCCGACGCGGGTGCCCATCTGCGGAACATGGCCTTCTACAACATGGGCCTCCGGTTGCTGCGGCATGTCCGCGACGCCGAGCGGGCCGGGACGCCGTTCATGTCCATCGAGCAGGCCGTGCACCGGCTCACCGGTGAGCTCGCCGACTGGTATCGAATCGACGCCGGCCACCTGCGCATCGGCGACCGCGCCGATGTGGTGGTGATCGATCCAGAGCGACTCGACGACTCCCTCGATGCCTACGCCGAGGAGACCGTCGACCACTACGGCGGGTTGTCGCGCATGGTGAACCGCAACGACGAGACCGTCACGACGGTTCTGGTCGGCGGCCGCACGGTGTTCGCCGACGGCAAGCTCACCGGCGTGGTGGGCACCGAACGCACCGGCCGGTTCCTGCGCGCGGCGCACCACGCTCCCGCGGTGTCAGCAGAGAAAGGTGAATTGTCCAGTGTCCGTTGA
- a CDS encoding nuclear transport factor 2 family protein, with protein sequence MSVEETIRSMWKALSDRNWDLLKTYLSEDCIYLDMPVGPAAAAKGPEDIVKRLKIGLEPLASYENFSGLLVENGTDAMYEHHEEWHWVTGESAVLQFVTVHRVENGKITLWKDYWDMGALANHAPPDWLENFATADMSWVFDATGLV encoded by the coding sequence GTGTCCGTTGAGGAAACCATTCGCAGCATGTGGAAGGCGTTGTCCGACCGCAACTGGGACCTGCTGAAGACGTATCTGTCCGAGGACTGTATCTACCTGGACATGCCCGTCGGGCCCGCCGCGGCGGCCAAGGGACCCGAGGACATCGTCAAGCGCCTGAAGATCGGGCTCGAACCTCTGGCCTCCTACGAGAACTTCTCCGGCCTGCTGGTGGAGAACGGCACCGACGCCATGTACGAGCATCACGAGGAATGGCATTGGGTCACCGGCGAATCGGCCGTGCTCCAGTTCGTCACCGTGCACCGCGTCGAGAACGGCAAGATCACGTTGTGGAAGGACTACTGGGACATGGGCGCGCTGGCCAACCACGCCCCGCCGGACTGGTTGGAGAACTTCGCCACCGCCGACATGTCATGGGTGTTCGACGCGACCGGGCTGGTCTGA
- a CDS encoding VOC family protein encodes MIGTLRSIVLDCRDPRALAAFYAELLGGEVTTEDDTWQVVTDPAGRRVACQYSPQHVAPTFPDPRGSQQIHLDIQVDDADVAQRQVLALGATRVPDAVEDSDFRVFRDPAGHPFCLVWGIG; translated from the coding sequence ATGATCGGAACACTTCGCTCCATCGTGCTGGACTGCCGAGACCCCCGCGCGCTGGCCGCCTTTTACGCCGAGTTGCTCGGCGGTGAGGTGACCACCGAGGACGACACGTGGCAGGTGGTCACGGATCCGGCGGGCCGCCGCGTGGCCTGCCAGTACTCACCACAGCATGTGGCCCCGACATTTCCCGATCCGCGGGGTTCGCAGCAGATCCACCTGGACATCCAGGTCGACGACGCGGATGTGGCCCAGCGCCAGGTGCTGGCGCTGGGCGCGACCCGCGTGCCGGATGCGGTCGAGGACAGCGACTTCCGGGTGTTCCGTGACCCGGCCGGTCACCCGTTCTGCCTGGTGTGGGGTATCGGCTGA